The stretch of DNA AGGCTTAAAGAAAAAGATAAGATTATAATTCTTGATGGAAAATGTGGAAGGTTTAAAGGAGAAATAGAGAAAATAGGGAAGGAAGAATGTATTGTCAAAATTACAAAAAAGGAAAAGTTAAAGCCACCTCCAATTGAGATTACCCTTATCCAGGGCATTCCAAAACATCCGAAGATGGACTTAATAGTTGAAATGCTTGGAGGATTCTCTATAAAAAGGATAATTCCTTTAATCGCAAAGAGGTCTATTCCAAAGAAGGAAAATATTGAGAGGTTAAGGAATATTGCAAAATCATCATTCCTTACATCTGGCTCTTACTTGCTTTGCTCTATTTCAAATTGCCTTTCGCTTGATAGGGCAATAGAGGAAATAAAAGGGGATGATTTAATAATTGTTCCCTGGGAGGAGGAGAAAAAGACCCATTTTAAGCCTGTCCTTGCTTCTCATAAATCTTCAAAGAAAATCTCTGTTTTTATAGGGCCTGAGGGTGGATTTGATAAAGAAGAAATTGAATCTATTCAAAAAATAGGTGGAATCTCTGTATCATTAGGCGATGCAATCATAAAAACAGAGTATGCAGGTTTTTTTGTTATATCATCAATTCTATATGAATTTAGCCCTTATAATTTGAAATATGGTATAAGGGGAAGTGGGAAGTAGGAAGTGGGAAGTAGGAAGTAAATGTTTCTTATTAAACCTTTTGTAAG from bacterium encodes:
- a CDS encoding RsmE family RNA methyltransferase codes for the protein MEHRFFIEEPKDITIIKEKETLKHIKVLRLKEKDKIIILDGKCGRFKGEIEKIGKEECIVKITKKEKLKPPPIEITLIQGIPKHPKMDLIVEMLGGFSIKRIIPLIAKRSIPKKENIERLRNIAKSSFLTSGSYLLCSISNCLSLDRAIEEIKGDDLIIVPWEEEKKTHFKPVLASHKSSKKISVFIGPEGGFDKEEIESIQKIGGISVSLGDAIIKTEYAGFFVISSILYEFSPYNLKYGIRGSGK